One part of the Prochlorococcus marinus str. MIT 9313 genome encodes these proteins:
- a CDS encoding UPF0182 family protein, which produces MGLACFARPLQWFKSQWLWLLLSIAAFCLLMRVQVEWLWFGQFDWQGMLLRRWLWQLGGLLLALLVVATCQLWQRNWIKLEVASNLGESSLSLHGWRYGLGLLGCFVVVVGDLVLLSRLAWLACFKPFDLGHWWSEPFEDIWALVIPLSCVFISICVMLGNARGGRIAHLIGCFCFSISIARGWGLWALALAIPPTGIKEPLLGGDVSFGLGQFPALAFALVVLLAQLILTTCTTIWMKLAQPESLSDWVFKGLSPRQCNFLRPLIGIILLTLSALLWLSRHELLWTQNGTVAGAGWLDAHLILPLRSLASLAILVFAFLVIPFTWIQQRRLLRLIASIIGVGAILLEVLLAPFVQWMVVKPRELKLETPYIIRAIKATRKAFQLDSITTTLINPQPQLTQLDLEQGASTLRNIRLWDSQPLLATNRQLQQLRVYYRFSNAAVDRYRFVPDVANRQQVMITARELDQAALPKRSRTWLNRHFVFTHGYGFTLSPVNTRAPDGLPDYFISDLGTSTRLEGSSELGITREDVKEAVPIGRAALYFGMLPSPYALAPSKLKELDYPVGDKNIYNHYLGSGGVPVGQPWQQLAAAMYLFEPRLLNTGSLTINSKLLIRREVRQRVRAIAPFLEVIGDPYLVSTSVSSKDLNYEAKQNQYWIVEAYTSSRTYPYAANLPDGRPLRYLRNSVKAIVDAYSGRVHLYVSEPRDPIILGWQRLFPDLFKPLEEMPSSLREHLKVPTDLFNVQVQQLLRYHVTDPRIFYSGDDVWQVPKELYGRRQVPVDPYHITAQLGTQESSEFLLLQPLTPLARPNLSAWLAARSDGEHYGKLVLLRFPSQTPIFGPEQIQALINQDPQISQQFGLWDRAGSEVVQGNLLVVPLGKALLYVEPVYLRARQGGLPTLTRVVVSDGKRIAMAEDLGEGLRALVDGSSNKAVYLNRNDLPPIKAADQLN; this is translated from the coding sequence ATGGGCTTGGCTTGTTTCGCCCGACCCTTGCAATGGTTCAAGAGCCAATGGCTTTGGCTCTTGCTATCTATTGCAGCTTTCTGTTTGTTGATGCGGGTTCAAGTCGAATGGTTGTGGTTCGGTCAATTTGATTGGCAAGGGATGCTTCTCCGCCGTTGGCTCTGGCAACTGGGAGGACTTCTCCTCGCCCTTCTGGTTGTCGCGACTTGTCAGCTTTGGCAGCGCAACTGGATCAAACTCGAAGTTGCAAGCAACTTGGGAGAGTCATCCCTTTCCCTGCATGGATGGCGTTATGGCTTGGGGCTACTTGGCTGCTTCGTGGTGGTGGTCGGTGATCTTGTATTACTCAGTCGATTGGCGTGGTTAGCTTGTTTCAAGCCATTTGACCTTGGGCATTGGTGGAGTGAACCTTTTGAAGACATTTGGGCGCTGGTGATTCCGCTGTCCTGCGTATTCATCTCAATTTGCGTGATGCTTGGCAATGCCCGAGGGGGAAGGATTGCTCATTTAATTGGTTGTTTTTGCTTCAGTATCTCGATTGCTAGAGGCTGGGGGCTATGGGCACTCGCCCTTGCTATACCTCCTACAGGTATTAAAGAACCACTACTGGGTGGCGATGTAAGTTTTGGGCTCGGCCAATTTCCAGCACTAGCCTTTGCTTTGGTTGTTCTATTGGCCCAACTAATCTTAACAACATGTACGACTATATGGATGAAGTTAGCCCAGCCTGAATCGCTTTCGGATTGGGTTTTCAAAGGTTTATCTCCTAGACAGTGCAATTTCTTAAGGCCACTAATCGGCATCATACTTTTAACACTTTCAGCACTTTTATGGTTATCACGTCATGAACTTCTGTGGACGCAGAACGGTACGGTGGCCGGAGCTGGCTGGTTGGATGCTCACCTGATACTTCCTCTACGAAGTTTGGCAAGTTTGGCAATTTTGGTTTTCGCATTTCTGGTAATTCCATTTACATGGATACAACAAAGGCGTCTATTGAGATTAATTGCTTCAATTATTGGCGTAGGAGCAATTCTTCTCGAAGTACTTTTGGCTCCGTTTGTGCAGTGGATGGTCGTTAAACCTAGAGAACTGAAACTAGAAACCCCTTACATCATTCGAGCAATTAAAGCCACGAGGAAAGCATTTCAGCTTGACTCGATAACAACCACACTTATTAATCCTCAACCTCAGTTAACTCAACTTGATCTTGAACAAGGTGCTAGCACACTAAGGAATATTCGTCTATGGGACAGTCAGCCTCTATTGGCAACCAATCGTCAATTACAGCAATTGAGGGTTTACTATCGCTTTTCAAATGCAGCAGTAGATCGTTATCGCTTTGTGCCTGACGTAGCGAACCGTCAACAGGTCATGATCACAGCACGCGAACTTGATCAGGCTGCACTTCCAAAACGTTCACGTACTTGGTTGAATCGTCATTTTGTATTCACGCATGGATATGGCTTTACTCTCAGTCCAGTCAATACAAGAGCACCCGATGGTCTACCTGACTATTTTATCAGTGATCTAGGAACCTCAACACGTCTTGAGGGTAGTTCTGAGCTAGGCATTACTCGTGAAGATGTCAAAGAGGCTGTCCCTATTGGGAGAGCAGCTCTCTATTTTGGAATGCTACCCTCTCCTTATGCTCTTGCTCCGAGCAAACTAAAAGAACTGGATTATCCAGTAGGTGATAAGAATATCTACAATCACTATTTAGGATCAGGAGGTGTGCCGGTGGGGCAGCCCTGGCAACAATTAGCAGCAGCTATGTACCTTTTCGAACCCCGTCTTCTTAATACAGGATCGCTAACGATTAATTCCAAACTTCTTATTAGGCGCGAAGTAAGGCAAAGAGTGAGGGCAATAGCGCCATTCCTTGAAGTCATTGGTGACCCATATTTGGTCTCTACTTCAGTTAGTTCTAAAGATCTTAATTATGAAGCTAAGCAAAACCAATACTGGATTGTTGAAGCTTATACAAGCTCACGCACATACCCATACGCAGCAAACCTCCCAGATGGTCGCCCGCTGCGATATTTACGTAACTCAGTCAAAGCTATTGTTGATGCATACAGTGGTCGTGTTCACTTGTATGTGAGTGAACCGCGGGATCCGATAATATTGGGTTGGCAGCGATTGTTTCCAGATCTATTCAAACCTCTTGAGGAGATGCCTTCAAGCTTGCGAGAGCATCTCAAGGTGCCTACAGACTTGTTTAATGTACAGGTACAGCAATTACTAAGATACCACGTTACTGATCCTCGTATATTCTATAGCGGTGATGATGTTTGGCAGGTTCCAAAGGAACTCTATGGTAGGCGGCAGGTTCCTGTTGATCCATATCACATCACTGCACAATTAGGTACTCAAGAAAGTTCAGAATTTCTCTTATTACAACCACTAACACCACTTGCTCGCCCCAATCTTTCAGCGTGGCTCGCTGCTCGCAGTGATGGTGAGCATTATGGAAAATTAGTCTTGCTACGTTTTCCAAGTCAAACGCCAATCTTCGGTCCTGAACAGATTCAGGCCCTTATCAATCAGGACCCACAGATCAGCCAACAGTTTGGACTTTGGGATCGTGCTGGATCTGAAGTTGTGCAAGGCAATCTTCTTGTTGTACCCCTAGGCAAGGCCCTTCTTTATGTAGAACCTGTTTACCTAAGGGCACGTCAAGGTGGTTTGCCAACCCTTACCAGGGTAGTTGTTAGTGATGGCAAAAGGATTGCCATGGCTGAGGATCTCGGTGAAGGCCTAAGGGCCTTGGTTGACGGATCAAGCAATAAAGCAGTGTATTTGAATAGAAATGATCTGCCACCAATTAAGGCAGCAGATCAATTAAATTAA
- the ftsH gene encoding ATP-dependent zinc metalloprotease FtsH: MSSGPSALQGSPSLKRSSLEADQSQHSSEAVSFAPFKQKPTISYSQLLNQIKEKKVKSLELIPARREVVVVFKDGHQEKVAIFDNYQQILRVAEAADTSLTVKDIRQEQAFAGMAGNLVLILMVVVGLTFLFRRSAQVANRAMGFGRSQPRLKPQEDLPIRFDDVAGIKEAKEELQEVVTFLRQPESFIKLGALIPRGVLLVGAPGTGKTLLAKAIAGEADVPFFSMAASEFVELFVGVGASRVRDLFRKAKEKAPCIVFIDEIDAVGRQRGAGIGGGNDEREQTLNQLLTEMDGFADNSGVILLAATNRPDVLDAALMRPGRFDRRIEVSLPDRRGRKEILAVHARTRPLAEEVCLQDWARRTPGFSGADLANLLNEAAILTARQEKACIGTEQLEAALERITMGLSAAPLQDSAKKRLIAYHEIGHALVAALTPHADRIDKVTLLPRSGGVGGFTRFWPDEEILDSGLVTKGYLFARLVVALGGRAAELVVFGLDEITQGASGDLQSVAHLAREMVTRFGFSSLGPIALEIEGSEVFLGRDLIHTRPSYAESTGKVIDEQIRALAVEALEQAINLLSPRREVMDLLVDTLIQEETLHTDRFLQLAGLTVDQSQPVGV; this comes from the coding sequence GTGAGTTCAGGTCCATCGGCACTGCAGGGGTCGCCATCTCTGAAGCGTTCATCTCTGGAAGCAGATCAGTCTCAGCATTCATCTGAAGCTGTATCCTTTGCGCCCTTCAAGCAGAAACCCACAATCAGCTATAGCCAGCTGCTCAATCAGATCAAAGAGAAAAAGGTTAAGTCGTTGGAGTTGATACCAGCTCGGCGAGAAGTCGTGGTGGTTTTCAAGGATGGACACCAGGAGAAGGTGGCGATCTTCGATAATTACCAACAAATCCTACGAGTCGCCGAGGCTGCTGATACCTCTCTGACGGTGAAGGACATTCGTCAGGAACAGGCATTTGCAGGAATGGCCGGCAATCTTGTATTGATCTTGATGGTTGTTGTTGGCTTGACGTTTCTTTTTCGTCGTTCTGCTCAAGTGGCAAACAGAGCAATGGGATTTGGACGTAGTCAACCTCGGTTGAAACCGCAAGAGGATCTACCTATTCGCTTTGATGATGTAGCGGGGATTAAAGAAGCGAAAGAGGAGCTGCAAGAGGTGGTTACTTTCTTGCGGCAACCTGAGAGTTTCATCAAGCTTGGCGCCCTGATCCCAAGGGGTGTTCTTCTAGTGGGTGCTCCTGGAACAGGGAAAACCCTCTTGGCCAAGGCAATTGCTGGTGAGGCAGACGTGCCTTTTTTCTCTATGGCGGCCTCTGAATTTGTGGAATTATTTGTTGGCGTGGGTGCTAGTCGAGTAAGAGACCTATTCCGCAAAGCTAAAGAGAAAGCCCCATGCATCGTGTTTATAGATGAAATTGATGCTGTGGGGAGACAGCGAGGGGCTGGCATTGGTGGTGGAAATGATGAACGAGAACAGACTCTGAATCAGCTTCTGACAGAAATGGATGGGTTTGCAGATAATTCTGGCGTCATTCTTCTTGCAGCTACCAATCGGCCAGATGTGCTTGATGCGGCACTGATGCGGCCTGGACGCTTTGATCGTCGTATTGAAGTTTCCCTTCCTGATCGTCGGGGTCGTAAGGAAATCCTCGCTGTTCATGCTCGAACTCGACCCCTTGCGGAGGAGGTATGTTTGCAAGATTGGGCACGTCGAACGCCTGGTTTCTCAGGGGCTGATCTTGCCAACTTATTGAACGAAGCTGCCATCCTCACAGCAAGGCAGGAGAAAGCATGCATTGGCACTGAACAGCTTGAAGCGGCGCTTGAAAGGATCACGATGGGACTCTCTGCAGCACCTCTACAAGACAGTGCAAAAAAGAGGTTGATTGCCTATCACGAGATTGGACATGCCTTGGTTGCAGCTTTAACCCCTCATGCCGACCGCATAGATAAGGTCACACTTTTGCCTCGTAGCGGAGGCGTTGGCGGATTTACTCGTTTCTGGCCAGATGAGGAAATCCTTGATTCAGGCCTGGTCACAAAGGGATATCTCTTCGCAAGGCTTGTGGTTGCCCTTGGCGGTCGGGCAGCAGAGTTGGTGGTTTTTGGACTCGATGAAATCACCCAGGGTGCAAGTGGCGACTTGCAGAGCGTTGCGCATCTGGCTCGAGAGATGGTGACGCGGTTCGGCTTTTCGAGCCTTGGGCCTATCGCTTTGGAGATAGAGGGCTCAGAGGTTTTCCTAGGACGTGATTTGATCCATACACGCCCGAGCTACGCGGAATCGACTGGCAAAGTCATAGACGAGCAGATACGAGCTTTAGCGGTTGAAGCCTTAGAGCAGGCAATTAACTTGCTTTCGCCAAGAAGGGAAGTGATGGATCTGTTGGTTGATACTCTGATTCAGGAGGAAACTCTCCATACTGATCGTTTTCTGCAATTGGCTGGATTGACTGTTGATCAGTCACAGCCAGTGGGCGTGTAA
- the rpmF gene encoding 50S ribosomal protein L32: MAVPKKKTSKGKRNQRHAIWKAKAATAAQRALSIGKSVLSGRAQGFVYPMQESDDDES; the protein is encoded by the coding sequence ATGGCTGTACCGAAGAAAAAAACCTCCAAAGGCAAACGTAATCAGCGTCATGCCATCTGGAAAGCTAAAGCCGCCACAGCGGCTCAACGCGCTCTATCAATCGGTAAATCGGTTCTAAGTGGTCGAGCACAAGGATTTGTTTATCCAATGCAAGAGTCTGATGATGATGAGTCTTGA
- a CDS encoding kinase, with translation MQLSSRPSSLVLDHHQNKFLTPWSDPADPHILFPIQPLEQLLVQLGWPDPQAWLIHWQKRGGISLKRPFWHPSTRTDWIWGLGLPLLTLVEGCLGKSDRSLLGITGLPGCGKTSLGCWLEAAAGELGWPIKVISLDDFYWPFPQLDRSMSGNPWRVPRALPGSHDLDLLASVLDTWQSTGHLKAPMFDKALRHGRGDRDGWHLSDPKVLVIEGWILGCLPCKFAEAGQFSDQLVPPLNKLEHDYRLVVQEALNGYVPIWDRLDTLWHLKAIDPSSTRIWKANQESLMQLNRGVCLDQESFEGFVRMILASIPLTCLDGIEADVVATLTPARQLMWVGQRGYQDSSSSDSCIG, from the coding sequence ATGCAGTTGTCCTCGAGGCCTTCAAGCTTGGTTCTTGATCATCATCAAAATAAATTTTTAACGCCTTGGTCTGACCCTGCCGACCCCCATATTCTCTTTCCAATTCAACCTCTTGAACAGTTACTCGTTCAATTGGGTTGGCCTGATCCACAAGCTTGGCTTATCCATTGGCAAAAGCGAGGCGGCATCTCGCTAAAAAGGCCTTTCTGGCATCCATCTACCCGCACCGATTGGATTTGGGGGCTTGGTTTGCCGTTACTCACACTTGTGGAAGGGTGTCTTGGCAAAAGCGATCGATCATTGCTTGGTATAACAGGCCTTCCGGGTTGCGGAAAGACGAGCCTTGGTTGTTGGCTCGAAGCCGCTGCTGGAGAACTTGGTTGGCCGATCAAGGTGATTTCATTGGATGATTTTTATTGGCCATTCCCTCAGCTCGATCGAAGCATGAGCGGTAATCCTTGGAGAGTGCCTAGAGCGCTTCCAGGCAGCCATGATCTCGATTTGTTGGCCAGTGTGCTGGATACATGGCAGTCAACTGGTCACTTAAAAGCACCGATGTTCGACAAAGCGCTCCGCCATGGTCGAGGTGATCGAGATGGCTGGCACCTTTCTGATCCAAAGGTACTTGTCATAGAAGGATGGATCCTTGGTTGCTTGCCTTGCAAATTTGCAGAGGCAGGCCAATTTTCGGATCAGCTCGTACCACCGCTGAACAAGCTTGAGCATGATTATCGCCTTGTTGTCCAAGAGGCGTTGAACGGCTATGTGCCGATATGGGACCGTTTAGATACTCTCTGGCACCTGAAAGCAATCGATCCAAGCTCTACACGAATTTGGAAAGCTAACCAGGAGAGCTTGATGCAATTAAATCGTGGTGTTTGCCTTGATCAAGAATCGTTTGAGGGTTTTGTGCGCATGATCCTTGCCTCTATTCCCTTAACTTGTCTCGATGGGATAGAGGCTGATGTCGTCGCTACCCTTACGCCTGCACGCCAGTTGATGTGGGTCGGTCAGCGTGGATATCAAGACTCATCATCATCAGACTCTTGCATTGGATAA
- a CDS encoding DUF565 domain-containing protein, giving the protein MSLQNTRFARFQRQLWGHFAQAWLGSWRRRSIALIALLLGFYLGSNLTVYYLQKIDMRPLVVIVMVLIIELLVFLRSRVEIEPWPLHWLALDNLRIGAVYAVVLEAFKLGS; this is encoded by the coding sequence ATGAGCCTACAAAACACACGCTTTGCACGATTCCAGCGTCAGCTGTGGGGGCATTTTGCTCAAGCTTGGCTTGGATCATGGAGGCGGCGCAGCATTGCTCTGATCGCTTTGTTGCTTGGTTTTTATCTCGGTAGCAACCTCACTGTCTATTACCTGCAGAAGATTGATATGAGACCGCTTGTTGTCATTGTGATGGTTTTGATCATTGAGCTATTGGTCTTCTTGCGCAGCCGTGTTGAGATTGAGCCTTGGCCGTTGCACTGGTTGGCTTTGGACAACCTGAGGATTGGCGCGGTTTATGCAGTTGTCCTCGAGGCCTTCAAGCTTGGTTCTTGA
- a CDS encoding HAD-IA family hydrolase: MNKLCSVFWDVDGTLADTEMEGHRVAFNAAFAEAELAWFWDRHLYAELLRIPGGRQRVETYAGHLGEEFNEEYLAQLRRRKQHHYIERIRSGYVPWRPGVRRLLKELQLNGVEQWVVTTSGRDSVNALLEVNFPHGDSPFQGCITAEDVCLGKPHPEGYLHALCASGFNKNEVIVIEDSAAGLAAARAANLPCLLTPSPWDQELKSQFHQANAVFDHLGDKELPCKVLVGPPCVQEQVKLEYLQRLIDMAPS, translated from the coding sequence ATGAACAAGCTTTGTTCAGTGTTCTGGGACGTTGATGGCACCCTTGCTGACACAGAAATGGAAGGCCATCGCGTGGCCTTTAATGCAGCGTTTGCCGAGGCGGAACTTGCATGGTTTTGGGATCGCCACCTCTACGCTGAACTTCTACGAATACCAGGTGGGAGACAACGTGTTGAGACCTATGCTGGGCACCTGGGAGAAGAGTTCAATGAAGAGTATTTGGCTCAGTTGCGTAGACGTAAACAACACCACTACATCGAAAGAATACGTTCTGGATACGTCCCTTGGAGACCGGGTGTGCGGCGTCTTCTCAAGGAACTCCAACTGAATGGAGTGGAGCAATGGGTGGTAACCACAAGCGGTCGCGACTCTGTAAACGCCTTGCTTGAGGTGAATTTCCCTCATGGTGATTCACCATTCCAGGGATGCATCACCGCTGAGGATGTTTGCCTTGGCAAGCCACATCCAGAGGGCTATCTGCATGCACTTTGCGCCAGTGGTTTCAACAAGAATGAGGTGATAGTGATCGAAGATTCTGCAGCTGGACTTGCTGCCGCTAGAGCTGCAAATCTGCCATGCCTGCTCACCCCATCCCCATGGGATCAGGAACTGAAATCACAGTTCCACCAAGCCAATGCGGTGTTCGACCATCTTGGTGACAAAGAGTTGCCCTGCAAAGTGCTCGTAGGCCCCCCTTGTGTTCAAGAGCAGGTCAAGCTGGAGTACTTACAAAGACTCATCGATATGGCTCCTTCATGA
- the recJ gene encoding single-stranded-DNA-specific exonuclease RecJ has translation MSSSQHPTWSWQLPKPIPSDPLPEVPLPLPLRAVLVRRGVLDSSTATTILEPPKPPDPCDHFPDLAKAIVRLQGACQIAESVAICGDYDADGMTSTALLMVTLKCLGAQPIAAIPNRKSEGYGLNRDMVIRLHEQGIRLIVTVDNGVTAQDALQQAENLSMEVILTDHHTLPDSPLNVLCLLHPSVTPQDSPYRCLAGVGLAYLLASSLAEAMDCKEAIGPARDLFCIGTVADMAPLTGANRAFLREGLNNLHRTRCKGLRALQRLAGIEERPLKAEDIGFQLAPRINAVGRLGDPQLVVKLLTVDNEDEAMTLARQCDQLNRQRKDLCNAIEAEAIALVEAEGATPPPFLMLAQNHWHHGVIGIVAARLMERYFRPTALLAGEGDGRLRASVRAPSGFAVNDSLKACAVHLDRFGGHSAAGGFTIRAEKVGALHEALNKLASNWHATVGGGVSISPETLLKLHEINLDLWNSLQQLEPFGIGHPAPLFWARNCLVVDQHRMRGGHLQLILAQGDCQRRAIAWRLISEAQVPERIDVAFRINMNHWQGEDRLQMEVVALRAYCPEINLHRKDKTYRCLIDKEGQMVLVNPKGEVLKAILSSNGKLKCTDSRARHPYIHNLIEEGLIGLGLRP, from the coding sequence TTGTCATCATCCCAACATCCCACCTGGAGCTGGCAGCTGCCGAAGCCCATCCCCTCTGACCCTCTGCCAGAAGTTCCTCTTCCTTTGCCTCTAAGGGCCGTGCTGGTTCGCAGAGGCGTGCTGGATTCCTCTACAGCTACAACGATCCTGGAACCACCCAAACCACCAGATCCTTGCGATCACTTTCCTGATCTAGCGAAGGCCATTGTTCGTCTGCAGGGAGCCTGTCAAATAGCAGAATCAGTCGCCATCTGTGGCGACTACGACGCCGATGGGATGACCAGCACAGCCTTGCTAATGGTGACGTTGAAGTGTCTTGGCGCTCAACCAATAGCTGCGATCCCGAACCGAAAAAGTGAAGGCTACGGTCTCAATCGCGACATGGTGATAAGGCTTCATGAACAGGGAATTCGACTGATTGTCACCGTCGACAACGGTGTAACAGCCCAAGATGCACTGCAACAGGCAGAAAACCTCTCTATGGAGGTGATCCTCACCGACCACCACACACTCCCAGACTCACCTCTTAATGTGCTCTGCCTGCTTCATCCATCAGTAACACCTCAAGACTCACCCTACCGATGCCTGGCAGGCGTAGGTCTGGCATACCTGCTTGCTTCATCTCTTGCTGAAGCGATGGATTGCAAAGAAGCAATAGGGCCTGCAAGAGATTTATTCTGTATTGGAACAGTAGCGGATATGGCACCGCTCACTGGTGCAAATCGAGCCTTCTTGAGAGAAGGTCTGAACAATCTGCATCGAACCCGATGTAAAGGCCTTAGAGCTCTCCAACGGCTGGCTGGTATAGAAGAACGTCCCCTTAAAGCCGAAGACATCGGCTTCCAGCTAGCCCCAAGGATTAATGCCGTAGGGCGTCTAGGTGATCCGCAGCTCGTGGTGAAACTTTTGACTGTCGATAACGAAGACGAGGCCATGACCCTTGCTCGTCAATGTGACCAGCTCAACCGGCAGCGCAAGGATCTCTGTAATGCCATTGAGGCAGAAGCTATTGCCCTGGTTGAGGCCGAGGGTGCAACACCTCCACCATTTTTGATGCTTGCTCAGAATCATTGGCACCATGGCGTGATCGGAATCGTGGCAGCTCGTCTAATGGAAAGATATTTTCGCCCAACTGCATTACTTGCTGGTGAGGGAGACGGACGTCTACGTGCCTCTGTACGTGCACCATCTGGGTTCGCTGTGAATGATTCTCTCAAGGCCTGTGCTGTTCATCTTGATCGCTTTGGTGGCCATTCAGCAGCAGGTGGTTTTACGATTCGAGCTGAAAAAGTAGGAGCACTGCATGAAGCATTAAATAAGCTGGCTAGCAATTGGCATGCAACTGTTGGTGGTGGGGTCTCTATTTCACCAGAAACACTTTTAAAGCTTCATGAGATCAACTTGGATCTATGGAATAGCCTTCAGCAACTAGAGCCCTTTGGCATTGGTCACCCAGCTCCACTGTTCTGGGCACGGAATTGTCTTGTTGTTGACCAGCACAGAATGCGTGGTGGTCACCTGCAACTAATTTTGGCCCAAGGTGACTGCCAGAGAAGGGCAATTGCGTGGCGATTGATAAGCGAAGCCCAAGTTCCTGAACGGATTGACGTAGCATTTCGAATCAACATGAACCACTGGCAAGGGGAGGACCGCCTGCAGATGGAGGTTGTCGCCCTACGGGCATATTGCCCTGAAATCAACCTTCATCGCAAGGATAAAACCTATCGCTGCCTTATCGACAAAGAAGGTCAAATGGTACTAGTTAATCCTAAAGGTGAGGTTCTAAAAGCCATCTTGTCAAGCAATGGAAAGCTTAAATGCACTGACAGTCGAGCTAGACATCCTTACATTCATAACCTGATCGAAGAGGGATTAATAGGTCTGGGACTTCGCCCATGA
- a CDS encoding chloride channel protein: MSFDLRRLEQLIPGVIGRKQSEIIQLFQHLLCLLIIGLLIGLACLPLNLIDGIQKSLFQQLPATTGSAWRPIGLILALLPIGVMPILLLLQRGPWRDAAGSGIPQTMNALEDHSQLAPALAAPRTIQRGLLWTIATVALFPLGREGPVVHLGAAVARAIHKRFKRWLPSLNERQIVAIGGGAGLAGGFNTPLLAPIFMIEELTTEYSLTLIWPALVIGISAAWFSSVGGEPIFGLGMINVMAPESEQLLIAIPIGILAGLVGGFFNRGLIWCSSFLEPWVRQRPIRTGLLLGICLSTLALSSWGTSTGDGEGLLQLLIQEGMPNHFPDGGSISQGITSIWITLVRVLAPMIALSPGVPGGLIDPSLAFGGLLGYTFCGLVGSSTHLGLALGMAAGLAGATQLPLVSIVFAWRLVGDQQLFAGVILCSVLAAYIGRLVARKPVYHALAELQRPNRF; encoded by the coding sequence ATGAGTTTTGATCTACGACGGCTCGAACAATTAATCCCAGGAGTGATTGGAAGAAAACAATCTGAGATTATTCAGCTCTTTCAACATCTTTTATGTCTTTTGATTATTGGCCTTCTAATCGGCCTTGCATGCCTGCCACTCAACCTGATTGATGGAATTCAAAAGTCTCTATTTCAGCAGTTACCAGCAACAACAGGAAGTGCATGGCGGCCCATTGGTCTGATATTGGCACTTTTGCCGATAGGAGTGATGCCAATCCTCTTGTTACTGCAGCGGGGGCCATGGCGAGATGCAGCTGGCTCTGGGATACCCCAGACGATGAATGCTCTTGAAGATCACTCACAGCTAGCACCTGCTCTCGCTGCACCTAGAACGATTCAACGTGGCCTTCTCTGGACTATTGCAACGGTTGCCCTTTTCCCTCTTGGACGGGAAGGGCCAGTGGTGCATTTAGGAGCAGCTGTTGCACGTGCAATTCACAAACGTTTTAAGCGTTGGCTCCCTTCACTGAATGAGCGTCAGATTGTCGCTATTGGTGGCGGTGCCGGACTTGCAGGAGGCTTCAATACGCCTCTACTAGCACCAATATTCATGATTGAGGAACTCACAACTGAATATTCCCTCACTTTGATTTGGCCTGCTCTTGTGATTGGAATCTCCGCGGCTTGGTTTAGCAGCGTTGGCGGAGAACCAATCTTCGGTCTTGGCATGATCAATGTAATGGCTCCAGAATCCGAGCAGCTCTTAATTGCTATTCCAATTGGGATTTTGGCTGGGCTTGTGGGGGGATTCTTTAATCGAGGCCTTATCTGGTGCTCTTCATTTCTTGAACCATGGGTGCGTCAACGACCAATCCGCACTGGGCTTTTGCTTGGAATATGCCTAAGCACCTTGGCTCTAAGCAGCTGGGGGACAAGCACAGGTGATGGAGAGGGGCTTCTGCAATTGTTGATTCAAGAAGGCATGCCGAACCATTTCCCTGATGGTGGCTCTATTTCACAAGGAATAACGTCTATATGGATCACCTTGGTTCGCGTCTTGGCTCCGATGATTGCACTTTCACCTGGTGTACCTGGAGGCCTTATTGACCCTTCACTTGCGTTTGGAGGCCTCCTCGGTTACACGTTCTGTGGATTGGTTGGTTCAAGCACTCATCTCGGCTTAGCGCTTGGAATGGCTGCTGGTTTGGCTGGTGCCACACAGCTTCCACTTGTCTCGATTGTGTTCGCCTGGAGACTAGTTGGCGATCAGCAACTTTTTGCAGGTGTGATTCTTTGTTCAGTGCTGGCCGCCTACATAGGACGGTTGGTGGCACGTAAGCCCGTCTATCACGCTCTTGCCGAACTTCAAAGACCTAATCGATTTTGA
- a CDS encoding YkgJ family cysteine cluster protein has product MSDAWTKWQCIQNCGACCRLDPTDRGEAIAVLNERQQEIYFGMVNPDGWCKHYDTGGRRCRIYDSRPDFCRVGLLASLFNLPQDKSESFAIHCCHQQIRSVYGGRSRELRAFERSLRLPLQKDG; this is encoded by the coding sequence ATGAGCGATGCCTGGACGAAGTGGCAATGTATACAAAATTGCGGAGCCTGCTGCCGTCTAGATCCCACTGATCGAGGAGAAGCGATCGCAGTACTGAATGAAAGGCAGCAAGAGATTTATTTCGGGATGGTCAACCCCGACGGCTGGTGCAAGCATTACGACACTGGTGGACGTCGTTGTCGCATCTATGACTCCCGCCCTGATTTCTGCAGGGTTGGTTTACTGGCATCACTTTTCAATCTGCCGCAGGACAAATCAGAATCATTTGCAATCCACTGCTGCCACCAGCAGATTCGATCTGTCTATGGCGGTAGAAGCCGAGAGCTACGAGCCTTTGAACGTAGCCTGCGCCTTCCACTTCAAAAAGATGGTTAA